A stretch of Anoplopoma fimbria isolate UVic2021 breed Golden Eagle Sablefish chromosome 4, Afim_UVic_2022, whole genome shotgun sequence DNA encodes these proteins:
- the glrbb gene encoding glycine receptor, beta b has product MGTKKLAIFLLVLSLCLEGGSAIKKGTKKGKKKGKQVYCPSQLSPEDLARVPENSTSNILNRLLLTYDPRIRPNFKGIPVEDRVNIFINSFGSIQETTMDYRVNIFLRQRWNDPRLKLPQDFKSDSLTVDPGMFKCLWKPDLFFANEKSANFHDVTQDNILLFIFRNGDVLISMRLSVTLSCPLDLTLFPMDTQRCKMQLESFGYTTDDLQFMWQTGDPVQMETIALPQFDIRQEDIDYGNCTKFYSGTGYYTCVEVIFTLRRQVGFYMMGVYAPTLLIVVLSWLSFWINPDASAARVPLGILSVLSLSSECTSLASELPKVSYVKAIDVWLIACLLFGFASLVEYAVVQVMLNSPKRIEAEKAKMAAKEKALGKSPTAKNNTVNGTGGTPLHVSTLHVAETRCKKVCTSKSDLRTNDFSIVGSLPRDFELSNFDCYGKPIDNAGAHGKSQAKNNKKPPPPKPVIPSAAKRVDLYARALFPFSFLFFNVVYWSVYL; this is encoded by the exons ATGGGCACTAAGAAGCTCGCCATCTTTCTCCTggtcctctctctttgtctagAGGGAGGATCAGCCATAAAGAAAGGAACaaagaagggaaagaaaaaagggaagcaGGTTTACTGTCCATC ACAGCTGTCACCTGAGGATCTGGCCCGAGTCCCTGAAAATTCAACCAGTAACATCTTGAACAGGTTACTGCTCACCTATGATCCCAGAATAAGGCCCAACTTCAAAG GAATTCCCGTGGAAGACAGAGTGAACATTTTCATCAACAGTTTTGGCTCCATTCAAGAAACGACGATG GATTACAGAGTCAACATCTTCCTGCGGCAGCGGTGGAACGACCCCAGGCTAAAGCTACCGCAGGACTTCAAGTCTGATTCTCTCACCGTTGATCCAGGGATGTTCAAATGTCTCTGGAAACCTGACCTGTTCTTCGCTAATGAGAAAAGTGCCAACTTTCACGACGTTACCCAGGATAACATTCTCCTCTTCATTTTCCGTAACGGAGACGTCCTCATCAGTATGAG GTTGTCCGTCACCCTTTCCTGTCCTCTGGATCTGACATTGTTCCCTATGGACACACAGAGGTGTAAGATGCAACTTGAAAGCT TTGGCTACACAACAGACGACTTGCAGTTTATGTGGCAGACAGGAGACCCAGTGCAAATGGAGACCATCGCTCTGCCACAGTTTGATATCAGACAAGAAGATATTGATTATGGAAACTGCACCAAATTCTATTCGGGAACAG GGTACTACACTTGTGTGGAGGTTATCTTCACCCTACGGCGACAGGTTGGCTTCTACATGATGGGTGTTTACGCCCCCACGCTGCTCATCGTGGTCCTCTCCTGGCTGTCCTTCTGGATCAACCCTGACGCGAGTGCCGCCAGGGTGCCTTTGG GCATCCTCTCGGTGCTCTCTCTGTCCTCCGAGTGCACCTCCCTGGCTTCGGAGCTGCCCAAAGTGTCCTACGTCAAGGCCATCGACGTCTGGCTCATTGCTTGCCTGCTGTTTGGTTTCGCCTCGCTGGTGGAGTACGCAGTGGTCCAAGTGATGCTCAACAGCCCAAAGCGCATCGAGGCCGAGAAAGCCAAGATGGCAGCCAAGGAGAAGGCTTTGGGAAAGAGCCCCACTGCCAAGAACAACACGGTCAATGGGACCGGGGGGACGCCGCTCCATGTCAGCACCTTGCAC GTGGCAGAGACTCGCTGTAAGAAGGTGTGCACGTCCAAATCAGACCTACGGACCAACGACTTCAGCATCGTGGGCTCGCTCCCGCGGGACTTTGAGCTGTCAAACTTCGACTGCTACGGTAAACCCATCGATAACGCCGGTGCTCACGGCAAATCTCAGGCCAAGAACAACAAGAAGCCTCCTCCTCCCAAACCGGTCATCCCCTCTGCTGCCAAAAGAGTCGACCTGTACGCCCGAGCCCTCTTccctttctccttcctcttcttcaacGTGGTTTATTGGTCCGTATACTTGTGa